The genomic segment CCGTGAAGAACATCCATCGGATGCTGCATCGCGCGTTCCGTGACGCGGTGGCGTGGGAGTACCTCGCGATGAATCCGGCGGTGCACGCCAGCGTTCCGCGCGTTCAGCGGAAGCGACGGGCGGGCAAGACGGCGCCGTGGTCGGTCGACGAGCTGGCCGCGTGGTTGGCGGTGGCGATGCGGGACCGGTTCGCCGGCCTGTGGGTGCTCGCCGCCACGACCGGCATGCGCCGGTCCGAGCTGGCCGGGATCATGCGTGACGACCTGCGGCTGTGGAGCGAGTGCGTGAAGTGCGAGCACCGCCAGGAGGCGGGCGAGTTGAAGAAGTGCGAGAAGTGCGGCGCGGCCGGTGTGGTCGTGCGTGGAACGCTCGTCATCGAGCCGACGCGGGTCGTGGTCGCCGGGCGGGCGGAAGACTCCGACGGGAAGTCGGACGACAGCGTCCGTGAGGTCTCCGTCGACCCGTTCACCGGCGCCGCGCTGGTGCCGTATCTCGCCAAACTGAGCGAGGAACGCCGCGCGTTCGGCACGGCGTACCCCGACCACGGGAAGCTGATGGCGTACGAGGATGGCCGGTTACCGCACCCCGACACCGTGACGCGGATGTTCAACCGGCTCGTCGACGCGGCCGGGGTGCCGCGCATCCGGCTACACGACGTGCGCCACACGTACGCGACGCTGTCGCTCGACGCTGGGGTGGACCTGAAGATCGTGAGCGACAGGATCGGGCACTCCGACACCAGCATCACGAGCAAGGTCTACGTGCACCGTTCGTCGGGCCACGACGAGGCGGCCGCCACGCTGATCGGAAGGCTGATCGAGGAGGCGATGAACCGCGCTCGAGCATCCTGACCGGGGTCCCTGGTCACGGATCTGGTCACGGAGACGCGAAAACGCCCTCCTGGATGATCTCCAGGAGGGCGTTTTCCCTCGTAGCGGGGGCAGGATTTGAACCTGCGACCTCTGGGTTATGAGCCCAGCGAGCTACCGAGCTGCTCCACCCCGCGGCGGTGAGACCAATACTAGCGGGCCTCTCGGAGGGCTCCAAATCGGGGTGGGGGTGTCCCTCATCTCCCTGGTGACGGGGTCGCCTTCGCGCCCGGCGACGGCGTCGCGCTGGCCCCGGGTGAGCCGGTGGCCTTCGCCGCCTTCTTGGCGTCTTCGTACTGCTTGGTGGCCTTCTTCAGCTCGGCGAGCGCCTTGCCCTCGGCGGTGTAGTCGTCGGCCTTGCGGGCGGCGGACAGGTCGGCGAGTGCCTTGTCGATCGCCCGTACCGCGGCGTCGAGGTCCGGCGAGCCGGTACCGGTGTCGCCGCCGGCGTCGGAGCCGCCGTCGCCGGGCGGTGCGGTACCGGTGGACGACGCGGTCATGTTGGCGATCGCCGACTTGAGGTCCGGGCCGTAGCCGACCTGGCTGCCGTACCCGACGAGGACGGTCTTGAGCAACGGGTACGGCACGTTCTTGCCCTTGATGTACACCGGCTCGACGTAGAGCAGCCCGTCGGCGACCGGCAGGGTGAGCAGGTTGCCGTAGTCGAGGCTGGAGGTCTTGGAGTCGCCGAGGGCCAGGTTGTTCTGGATGCCTTCCTGGTTCTGCATCTTCGACTGGACCTGGTTGGGGCCGAGGAAGTTGGAGTTGCCGGGCAGTTCGGTGACGGCGAGCTTCGGCCGGCCGGACGCGTCGTAGTACGCGGACAGGATCGCGGCGAGGTTGTTGCGGTTGTGCGAGGTGAGCGCCGCGGTCAGCTGGAACGTCGGCTGCTGCTGTTCGGGGAACTGCGCCACCACGTAGTACGGCGGTTGCTTGTGGCCGCCGGAGCGGGTCGGGTCCTTCGGCGTCTCCCACAGGTTGTCCTGCTTGTTGAACGCCTGCGGGTCGGTGATGTGGTAGCGGTTCAGCGTGTCGCGCTGCACCTTGAACAGGTCCTCCGGGTACCGGAAGTGCGCGGCGAGGTCCTTCGGGATGTCGGTCTTCAGGATCCCGCCGTACGCCGCGTTCCAGGCCTTGAGCACCGGGTCGGTGCGGTCGAACTGGTACAGCGTGACCTTGCCGGTGTAGGCGTCGACGGTGGCCTTGACCGAGTTGCGGATGTAGTTGATGCTGCGCCGGTCCTGCTCGGCGGTACCGGATCCGGTCTGCGAGTCGCTGGTGGCCGACTGCAGGTCGGTGCGCTGCGAGTACGGGTAGGTCGAGGAGGTGGTGTAGCAGTCCAGGATCCACTGGACGCGGCCGTTCACCACCGCCGGGTAGGGGT from the Actinocatenispora thailandica genome contains:
- a CDS encoding tyrosine-type recombinase/integrase — encoded protein: MLHRAFRDAVAWEYLAMNPAVHASVPRVQRKRRAGKTAPWSVDELAAWLAVAMRDRFAGLWVLAATTGMRRSELAGIMRDDLRLWSECVKCEHRQEAGELKKCEKCGAAGVVVRGTLVIEPTRVVVAGRAEDSDGKSDDSVREVSVDPFTGAALVPYLAKLSEERRAFGTAYPDHGKLMAYEDGRLPHPDTVTRMFNRLVDAAGVPRIRLHDVRHTYATLSLDAGVDLKIVSDRIGHSDTSITSKVYVHRSSGHDEAAATLIGRLIEEAMNRARAS